A genomic segment from Glycine soja cultivar W05 chromosome 18, ASM419377v2, whole genome shotgun sequence encodes:
- the LOC114397644 gene encoding cell wall protein RBR3-like: MVMKQRDEELSLFLEMRRREKENEKNNLLLLQNSEELDLSNLESNHGASMISKMVSSVPPRKNGIEEFLNSENDKSDYEWLLAPPDAPLFPTLEKESQISVKSEQETRNARPTALKPRVANIQAEPASRSHVISKHHASMPGLGSSTNGSRRPSSSGGPTSATSRSSTPFGRPTLPSTTKSSRPSTPTSRATLTSAKSTVPPVRSSTPTRSTCRSSTPTTRPSLAPPKTSQRSATPTLRSSTPSRAFGANAPPTRPSSASKARPGPIVAKNPVQSRGSSPSVRSRPWEPSQIPGFSLDAPPNLKTSLSDRPASATRTRPGALNSRSSSVDASSNAKSRRQASTPSKGRTTTGLVHNNHTSMQVLSRARFTDGDDESPVVIGTKMVERVVNMRKLAPPKHEDHHSSRDNSYGKSSSGSSGFGTTLSKKSLDMAMRHMDIRRSIQGNLRPLVTSIPASSMYSVRSGSSSKSRTVSASDSPLATSSTTSSEPSVNTNSMSYDGSGVEENDFACERGNS; encoded by the exons ATGGTGATGAAGCAGAGAGATGAAGAGCTCTCTTTGTTCCTCGAGATGaggaggagagagaaagagaacgaGAAAAACAACCTTCTTCTGCTTCAAAACTCTGAAGAACTTGATTTGTCCAATTTGG AATCCAATCATGGGGCCTCCATGATTTCCAAGATGGTGTCTTCGGTGCCACCAAGGAAGAATGGAATTGAAGAGTTTTTGAATTCAGAGAATGACAAGTCTGACTATGAATG GCTTCTTGCACCCCCAGATGCACCTCTTTTTCCTACTTTAGAGAAAGAGTCACAAATATCAGTAAAGAGTGAACAGGAGACTCGTAATGCTCGCCCAACAGCTTTAAAACCTAGG GTAGCTAATATCCAAGCAGAACCTGCTTCAAGAAGCCATGTAATTTCTAAGCATCATGCATCAATGCCAGGACTAGGTTCTTCCACAAATGGTAGTAGGAGACCTTCATCATCTGGGGGTCCAACCTCAGCCACTTCAAGATCTTCAACTCCATTTGGAAGGCCAACATTACCTTCAACAACCAAATCCTCTAGGCCCTCTACACCTACTTCCAGGGCCACCTTAACATCTGCAAAGTCAACAGTTCCACCAGTGAGATCATCCACTCCTACAAGATCCACTTGCAGGTCCTCAACACCTACAACAAGGCCTTCCTTGGCACCTCCAAAGACATCTCAAAGATCAGCAACACCAACACTTAGATCATCAACCCCATCAAGGGCATTTGGAGCAAATGCTCCTCCTACTAGACCTTCATCAGCTTCAAAAGCACGCCCTGGCCCCATAGTTGCTAAGAATCCGGTGCAGTCACGCGGCAGCTCTCCCTCGGTGAGATCTAGACCATGGGAACCCTCACAAATCCCTGGTTTCTCACTTGATGCCCCTCCAAATTTGAAGACATCATTGTCAGATAGACCAGCTTCAGCCACTAGGACTAGGCCTGGTGCACTGAATTCTAGATCATCTTCTGTTGATGCCAGCAGCAATGCAAAATCTAGAAGGCAGGCAAGTACCCCTTCCAAAGGAAGGACTACCACAGGGTTGGTCCACAATAATCACACCTCTATGCAAGTTTTGAGTAGAGCTCGTTTCACTGATGGTGATGATGAAAGCCCAGTTGTGATTGGAACAAAGATGGTTGAAAGAGTAGTGAACATGAGGAAACTGGCCCCCCCAAAACATGAAGACCATCATTCTTCTCGTGACAATTCTTATGGAAAATCTTCTTCTGGTAGCTCTGGATTTGGAACTACACTTTCAAAGAAGTCTTTGGATATGGCAATGAGACATATG GACATAAGGCGAAGCATCCAAGGTAATCTGCGGCCTCTTGTGACAAGCATTCCAGCTTCCTCTATGTACAGTGTGAGATCAGGTAGTTCCTCAAAGAGCAGGACAGTGAGTGCTTCTGATTCTCCACTTGCCACAAGCAGCACTACCAGCTCTGAACCAAGTGTTAATACCAACTCCATGTCTTATGATGGAAGTGGGGTTGAAgaaaatgattttgcatgtgagAGGGGAAACTCTTGA